The following coding sequences lie in one Caldibacillus debilis DSM 16016 genomic window:
- a CDS encoding carbon starvation CstA family protein: protein MKALKSIVIWGIISALGAVSFGIVALKRGETINSIWLVTAALCIYAVAYRFYSKYIARRIFELDDNRKTPAEVNNDGKDFVPTNRVVLFGHHFAAIAGAGPLVGPVLAAQMGYLPGTLWIIVGVVLAGAVQDFIILFASIRRNGKSLGEMIKEEMGKWTGIVSMIGILGIMIILLAVLALVVVKALVGSPWGLFTVASTIPIAIIMGIYMRFIRPGRIGEASLIGIILLFLALLFGRYVGEHPQLSEIFSLSGETIAILMIIYGFVASVLPVWLLLAPRDYLSTFLKIGTIAALAVGIFIAMPELHMPAVTKFIDGTGPVFSGNLFPFLFITIACGAVSGFHSLISSGTTPKMIERESHARPIGYGAMLTESFVAIMAMVAACVLTPGIYFSINSPPAAIGADPETAAATISSWGFSITPEMITDVADKIEEETILSRTGGAPSFAIGMAQIFSDVIGGPGFMAFWYHFAILFEALFILTTVDAGTRVGRFMIQEIIGTFYKPFANTEAWIPNVIATALCVSFWGYFLYQGVIDPLGGINTLWPLFGISNQMLAGIALLFGTTILFKMGKKKYTWVTLLPTAWLLLVTLTAGLQKIFHSNPAIGFMSHAAKFKEAYNNGEVLAPAKSMAEMRQVIFNDYVDAALCAIFILVVVIVFFSALRLWLNVMRDKEVTLFEAEYVPRNVNT from the coding sequence TTGAAAGCGCTTAAATCCATCGTTATCTGGGGAATCATTTCCGCGCTTGGCGCCGTGAGTTTTGGGATTGTGGCTCTGAAAAGGGGCGAAACGATCAATTCGATCTGGCTCGTCACCGCCGCCCTTTGCATTTACGCGGTGGCCTACCGGTTCTACAGCAAGTATATCGCCAGGCGGATTTTTGAGCTGGACGACAACCGCAAGACCCCCGCGGAAGTCAATAATGACGGGAAAGACTTTGTGCCGACGAACCGGGTCGTTCTCTTCGGCCACCATTTTGCCGCCATCGCCGGCGCGGGGCCCTTGGTCGGACCGGTGCTTGCCGCGCAGATGGGCTATTTGCCGGGAACGCTCTGGATCATCGTCGGGGTGGTTCTAGCCGGTGCGGTCCAAGATTTTATCATTTTATTCGCATCCATCCGCCGCAACGGAAAGTCGCTCGGGGAAATGATCAAGGAAGAAATGGGGAAATGGACCGGAATCGTCTCGATGATCGGCATCTTGGGAATTATGATCATCCTGCTCGCGGTTCTCGCACTGGTCGTCGTCAAGGCGCTGGTCGGCAGCCCCTGGGGATTGTTTACGGTGGCGTCCACGATACCGATCGCCATCATCATGGGCATCTACATGCGGTTTATCCGCCCGGGGCGCATCGGGGAAGCTTCATTGATCGGCATCATTTTATTATTTTTAGCCCTTCTTTTCGGCCGGTACGTCGGCGAACATCCCCAGCTTTCGGAAATCTTCAGCCTGAGCGGGGAAACGATCGCCATCCTGATGATCATCTACGGCTTCGTGGCTTCCGTCCTGCCGGTTTGGCTCTTGCTCGCACCGCGGGATTATTTGAGCACCTTTTTAAAAATCGGTACGATCGCGGCGCTGGCCGTCGGGATCTTCATCGCCATGCCGGAATTGCACATGCCGGCCGTCACCAAATTCATCGACGGTACGGGCCCGGTCTTTTCGGGCAACCTGTTCCCGTTCCTGTTCATCACCATCGCCTGCGGCGCCGTATCCGGATTCCATTCCCTCATTTCTTCCGGGACAACGCCAAAAATGATCGAACGGGAATCCCACGCGCGGCCCATCGGTTATGGGGCGATGCTCACCGAATCCTTCGTGGCGATTATGGCGATGGTGGCGGCTTGCGTCCTGACGCCCGGGATTTATTTTTCCATCAACAGCCCGCCGGCAGCCATCGGCGCCGATCCGGAAACGGCGGCCGCGACCATCTCTTCCTGGGGCTTTAGCATTACCCCCGAGATGATCACCGACGTGGCCGACAAAATCGAAGAAGAAACGATCCTGTCCCGGACGGGCGGAGCGCCTTCCTTTGCGATCGGGATGGCCCAAATCTTTTCCGATGTCATCGGCGGTCCCGGCTTTATGGCCTTCTGGTACCACTTTGCCATCCTGTTCGAAGCCCTGTTCATCCTGACGACGGTCGACGCCGGAACCAGGGTGGGCCGCTTCATGATCCAAGAAATCATCGGGACGTTCTACAAGCCCTTTGCCAATACGGAAGCGTGGATCCCCAATGTGATCGCAACTGCCCTCTGCGTATCCTTCTGGGGCTATTTCCTCTACCAGGGCGTCATCGATCCGTTGGGGGGCATCAACACGCTGTGGCCGCTGTTCGGCATCTCGAACCAGATGCTGGCGGGAATCGCCCTATTGTTCGGCACGACCATCCTGTTTAAGATGGGCAAGAAAAAGTACACGTGGGTGACCTTGCTGCCGACGGCGTGGCTCCTCCTCGTCACGCTGACGGCCGGCTTGCAAAAAATCTTCCATTCCAATCCGGCCATCGGCTTCATGTCCCACGCCGCCAAGTTTAAAGAGGCTTACAATAACGGGGAAGTATTGGCGCCGGCGAAATCCATGGCGGAAATGCGGCAAGTGATCTTCAACGATTATGTGGACGCCGCCCTGTGCGCCATCTTCATCCTCGTGGTCGTCATCGTGTTTTTCTCCGCCCTCCGATTGTGGCTGAATGTCATGAGGGATAAGGAAGTCACCCTGTTTGAAGCGGAATATGTCCCGCGGAATGTCAACACTTGA
- a CDS encoding YbdD/YjiX family protein produces MRAWLKNAWSYRKQFISLLVGVPCYETYVEHMKEKHPGEPIKSRKEFFCEFLEERYNAKGGKISRCC; encoded by the coding sequence ATGCGGGCATGGTTAAAAAATGCCTGGAGCTACCGGAAACAGTTCATCAGTTTGCTCGTCGGCGTGCCTTGCTATGAGACCTATGTGGAACATATGAAGGAAAAACATCCCGGAGAACCGATCAAATCGAGGAAAGAGTTTTTCTGCGAATTTCTCGAGGAACGGTACAACGCCAAAGGCGGAAAAATTTCCCGTTGCTGCTGA
- a CDS encoding TIGR02679 family protein: MNEIRREAVNYFKSEKAYHSLFKKFREKYQSIGRIGGTVPVRFFSKEELAVFAKFFGVSVSELEKKGSLSLQKFEEQLEKTRFQGIGLKTLLDDFFGEVIYSKKEMERRKEEERIEKFSVLKKSYPVLAEWLDYVSEKHGDSRWILRLAEEDFGRFKAYADQLAKAVRSLPEKPERLPFFSQRITSNPHSFDVHTELGKMFLHLLAFLLDGTASRFPHTTEEINDLLNEYGIYRDDLLNFATMSGFFAEGEDGALHPVWKASAESQTVVHYPLRALVRLKRIYPRIGKKVWIVENSGVFSTLLDEAPEAPIICTNGQFKLATWFVLEKLAREGCTFYYSGDFDPEGLGMAERLMDRFPGRVRLWRLSLEDYRKSRPAEEISPTRLEKLKGIDHADLKPVAEEMEKSKRAGYQESLIEWLVKDLKNENG, translated from the coding sequence ATGAATGAGATCCGGAGAGAAGCGGTCAACTATTTCAAAAGCGAAAAAGCCTATCATTCCCTGTTTAAAAAGTTCAGGGAAAAATACCAATCCATCGGCCGGATCGGCGGGACCGTCCCCGTCCGGTTCTTTTCCAAAGAGGAATTGGCCGTGTTCGCCAAGTTTTTCGGTGTCAGCGTTTCCGAACTGGAAAAAAAAGGTTCCCTTTCTTTGCAAAAATTTGAGGAGCAATTGGAGAAAACCAGATTTCAGGGGATCGGTCTGAAAACGCTGCTCGACGATTTTTTCGGGGAAGTCATCTATTCCAAAAAAGAAATGGAACGCCGGAAAGAAGAGGAGCGGATAGAAAAATTTTCCGTTCTGAAGAAGAGCTATCCGGTTTTGGCCGAATGGCTCGATTATGTTTCCGAAAAACACGGGGACAGCCGGTGGATCCTCCGTCTGGCCGAAGAGGATTTCGGCCGTTTCAAAGCGTATGCGGACCAGTTGGCGAAAGCGGTCCGGTCATTGCCGGAAAAACCGGAGCGATTGCCTTTTTTCAGCCAAAGGATTACGTCCAATCCCCATTCCTTCGATGTCCATACGGAATTGGGAAAAATGTTTTTGCATCTTTTGGCGTTCCTATTGGACGGTACGGCCTCCCGCTTTCCCCATACGACGGAAGAAATCAATGATTTGTTAAATGAATACGGGATTTATCGGGACGATCTTTTGAATTTTGCCACGATGAGCGGGTTTTTCGCGGAAGGGGAGGACGGCGCCCTTCATCCCGTGTGGAAGGCGTCGGCGGAATCGCAAACGGTCGTCCATTATCCGTTAAGGGCGCTCGTCCGTTTGAAGCGGATTTACCCGCGAATAGGAAAGAAAGTCTGGATCGTGGAAAATTCCGGCGTTTTTTCCACGCTGCTGGACGAGGCGCCGGAAGCCCCGATCATTTGCACCAACGGGCAGTTTAAGCTCGCAACCTGGTTCGTCCTGGAAAAACTGGCCCGGGAAGGATGCACGTTTTATTATTCGGGCGATTTCGATCCGGAAGGATTGGGAATGGCGGAACGGTTGATGGACCGGTTCCCCGGCCGGGTGCGGTTGTGGCGCCTTTCGCTGGAGGATTATCGGAAAAGCAGGCCAGCGGAAGAAATCAGCCCGACCCGTCTGGAAAAATTAAAAGGGATTGATCACGCGGACTTAAAGCCGGTAGCCGAGGAGATGGAAAAATCGAAAAGGGCGGGCTACCAGGAATCGTTGATCGAATGGCTGGTGAAGGATTTGAAAAACGAAAACGGATGA